The proteins below come from a single Miscanthus floridulus cultivar M001 chromosome 1, ASM1932011v1, whole genome shotgun sequence genomic window:
- the LOC136545690 gene encoding protein CHLORORESPIRATORY REDUCTION 42, chloroplastic-like has protein sequence MLHPLLAAVTAAVSSSFVSPPRRVPASPGPGRRRPGGFAVRGAPNGGGVTAGADTKSKLKVGSPIVILEAPVMLKTAASVPSLRHNSGQVKAGDVGRIMARKPKDVWVVRLAVGSYLLDGKFFSPLDSDNGDDDEPQAQDE, from the exons ATGCTACACCCATTGCTAGCGGCAGTAACAGCTGCCGTCTCTTCGTCCTTCGTCTCACCACCGCGGCGAGTCCCAGCTTCTCCAGGTCCGGGACGACGACGTCCTGGTGGCTTCGCGGTCCGGGGCGCGCCGAACGGAGGTGGCGTGACAGCAGGCGCCGACACGAAGTCGAAGCTCAAGGTGGGCTCCCCGATCGTCATCCTCGAGGCTCCTGTGATGCTCAAGACCGCCGCGTCGGTGCCGTCGCTCCGGCACAACAGCGGTCAGGTCAAGGCCGGCGACGTCGGAAG GATCATGGCGCGGAAGCCCAAGGACGTCTGGGTCGTGCGGCTCGCCGTCGGCTCATACCTGCTGGACGGCAAGTTTTTCAGTCCCTTGGATTCTGACAACGGAGACGATGATGAGCCCCAGGCccaggatgaatga